In Pseudomonadota bacterium, a single window of DNA contains:
- a CDS encoding RT0821/Lpp0805 family surface protein, with amino-acid sequence MTGKSRKAAVAALLVLSLAAAGCQNMGTKQTVGTGLGAVAGGLLGSQIGGGSGRLWATGAGVLLGALVGSGIGESLDNADMAAMNSAQSQAYTAPVGQQISWSNPQSGNYGTYTPVREGYDRPTGAYCREYQQTINVGGRTERGYGTACRQPDGTWQVVN; translated from the coding sequence ATGACCGGAAAAAGCAGAAAAGCAGCTGTTGCAGCCCTTCTTGTCCTGTCGCTTGCAGCGGCGGGTTGCCAGAATATGGGTACCAAACAGACGGTAGGTACAGGCCTTGGCGCAGTAGCCGGCGGTCTTCTGGGCTCCCAGATTGGTGGAGGATCCGGCCGTCTCTGGGCTACTGGCGCCGGCGTTCTTCTGGGCGCCCTGGTTGGCAGCGGGATCGGCGAATCCCTGGACAATGCAGACATGGCTGCAATGAACAGCGCCCAGTCACAGGCCTATACCGCCCCTGTCGGACAGCAGATTTCGTGGAGCAATCCGCAAAGCGGCAACTATGGTACCTATACACCGGTCCGTGAAGGTTATGACCGCCCCACTGGCGCCTATTGCCGTGAGTATCAGCAGACCATCAATGTGGGCGGAAGGACGGAGAGGGGCTATGGCACGGCCTGTCGCCAGCCTGACGGAACCTGGCAGGTTGTGAACTGA